The window ACCGTGAAGGAGCAGATCAGCGCGGATACCGACCTGATCCCGCTGCGCCGCCAGGCCTTCAAGGAAGGCATGCGCAGCCTGCGCCTGTCCGGCGCGCAGAAGGTCGCCGCCGGGCTGACCACCATCGAGGAAGTGCTCCGCGTCACGCCGCAGAGCGAACAGAAGTGAGGCCGCCCCGGCTGCGCGACGAGGCGCGCGGGTTGCCGTAGGGCGTACAACCGTTCGCGGTTGTACGCCGATACACAGGCCCCTGTCGCGGCTCCGGGGCCGATCTCGGAGCGCGCTGAAACCCAGGCCAATCGGCGTATCACGCGGAGCGTCATACGCCCTACGAAAAGCAAAAAGCCGCCCGAGGGCGGCTTTTTCATTCAGGCGAAGCTCAGTTCGCCGCCGGCTGCGCCGGTGCACGGCGGTAGGCCCAGACCATCAGCGCGATGCCACCGAGGACCATCGGCACGCACAGAACCTGGCCCATGGTCAGCCAGCCCCAGGCCAGGTAGCCCAGCTGGGCGTCCGGCACGCGGACGAACTCGACGATGAAGCGGAAGATGCCGTAGCACAGCACGAACAGGCCGGAGACCGAGGCGGTCGGGCGCGGCTTGCGGGTGAACAGCCAGAGGATGACGAACAGCGCCACGCCTTCCAGGGCGAACTGGTACAGCTGCGACGGATGGCGCGGCTCCGGGCCGCCGGTGGGGAAGACCATCGCCCACGGCACGTCGGTCACCTTGCCCCACAGCTCGCCGTTGATGAAGTTGCCGATACGTCCGGCACCCAGGCCGATCGGCACCAGCGGCGCGATCAGGTCCATCAGCTGGAAGAAGCTCTTGTTGTTGCGCTTGCCGAACCACCAGGTCGCCAGCATCACGCCGATCAGCCCGCCGTGGAACGACATGCCGCCCTTCCACACCTCGAAGATCAGCGTCGGATTGGCGATGTACTCGTCCAGGTTGTAGAACAGCACGTAGCCCAGGCGTCCCCCCAGGACCACGCCGCACGCCACCCAAAACACCAGGTCGGAGAGCTTCTCCTTGGTCCAGGTCGGGTCGAACTGGTGGAGCTTGCGCGACGCCAGCAGCCATGCACCACCGATGCCGATCAGGTACATCAGGCCGTACCAGTGGATTTTCAGCGGCCCGAGCGCGACGGCAACCGGGTCGATCTGTGGATAAGGCAGCATCCGCTTCTCCTAGCAGGAATCAGATCAGGAAACTCAGCCCCACGCTGAACAGCAGCAGGGCGAACAGGCGCTTCAGGACTTTCGCCGGCAGGCGGTGCGCCAGCCGCGCCCCGATGCGCGCGAAGAACATGCTGGCCAGGGCAATGCCCACCAGCGCCGGCAGGTAGACGAAACCGACGCTCATTTCCGGCAGCTTGGCGTTGTGCCAGCCGACGACGATGAACGATATCGCACCGGCGATGGCAATCGGCAGTCCGCAGGCGGACGAAGTCGCAACCGCCTGTTGCATGGAGACGCCACGCCAGGACAGGAAAGGCACGGTCAGCGAGCCGCCGCCGATGCCGAAGATCGCCGAGGCCCAACCGATCACCCCACCGGCGACGCCCAGGCCGACGCGCCCAGGCAGCTCGCCGCCGCCCTTGGGCTGCAGGCCCAGCGCCATCTGGATCGACACCAGGATGGCGAAGACCCCGATGATCTTCTGCAGCACGTGCCCCTGGATCTTCGAGGCGGTGAGCGCGCCCAAGGCACTGCCCACCAGGATACCCACGGTCATCCAGAGGAATAGCCGCCAGCGCACCGCGCCACGGCGGTGATGCTCGAGGACCGAGTTGGTCGAGGTGAAGATGATGGTCGCCAGCGACGTGCCGACCGCCATCTGCGTCAGTACATCGGCCGAGAAACCGTGGGCGCTGAAGCTGTACACCAGCACCGGAACGATGATCAGCCCGCCGCCGACCCCGAAAAGGCCGGCCAGCACACCGGCACAGGCGCCTAGCACCAGGTAGAGCACGAACTCCATGGGGCAACCTTCGTGGAAAAATCACCATGGTACCCAAAATGCTCGGCCGGCGGCAGACGCCGGACCGACGACCGGGCTAGTCGCGCGACCGGTTCCAGACCAGCCAGGGCCTGACCACCTCGCCCAGCTGCGTCTGCGGCACCGCACCAAAGTAACGGCCGTCGAAGGACAGCCGGCTGTAATCGGAGAGCATCAGCACCTCTCCGCTTCCCAACCGGAAGTGCTGCGCTTGCGGATGCGGCATGCTCCGACCAGCCGGGTCGCGCTGCAACGGCTGGCTACGCCGCTGCAGCTCGCCGTTGACGCTGACGCCCTCCGGGGCGATGAGCACCTCGTCCCCGGATACCGCGACCAGGCGCTTGAGCAGGCGCATGTAACCGCCCGGGCATGTCCCGCTGCTCAGGTACCCGCGCTCGTGGGCCAGTCGGAATATCTCCTGCTGCGGCGGGCAGAACAGTACCAGGTCGCCCTTTTCGGGCACCTTCTCAACCACCCAGTAGATGCCCGGTGGAAAGCTGCTGGTGGTGTTGATCCGGGCCCCGGCCAGCAGCACCAGCGGCAAGGCGCAGAAGGCCAGGATGGCCAGCGCCGCGGCCAGACTCAGCGGTCGTTTCATGCGTGCGACGCCGCCCCACGCAGGTCGATGGTGCGATCGCTTTCACGCGGCGCCGGCACCTTGGCCCGCGCCAGGAACACCGGGTCCTGGAAGTACAGCGGCTGCTTGCCGTAGAAGGCGGGATAACCGGCGCAATACACCACCATGTCGCCCGCCTCCTGGATGTTGCCCTGGCTGTCCTTGCGCGGACCGGGCATGCGCAGCGCCTCGTCGGTGGTCAGCAGCGGACGCTGGACTTCCTGGAGAGTGCGCGACACCTGGCCGAGCAGTGCGCTGGAACGCCTGCCACTGGTGGTGATCTGCTCCTTGACGATGGTGGTCTGGCCGGTGAGCTTGGACAGGTGCTCCGCCGTCTCCACCCGGTTCGGTGGATAGGCGTTCTGGATGTGGCAGTTGGAGGTGATGCTCTCGTTCTGCCCGTAGAACTCCTGCAGTTGCGACAGGTCCTGGACGATCAGGTAGCACTTGATGCCGTAGCCGGCGACGAAGGCCAGCGACTCTTGCATGATGTCCAGCTTGCCGAGGCTGGGGAACTCGTCGAGCATCATCAGCAGCCGGTGCTTGTAGTGCGCCTTGGGCCGGCCGTTCTCGAAGTCCATCTTGTCCGCCAGCAGACGCACGATCATGTTCACCAGTATCCGGACCAGCGGGCGCAGGCGCGCCTTGTCGTTGGGCTGGGTGATGATGAACAGGCTCAGCGGGTCGTCATGGTTCATCAGGTCGCGGATCTTGAACTCCGAGCGGCTGACGTTGCGCGCCACGATCGGGTCGCGGAACAGCGACAGGTAGGACTTGGCGGTGGACAGCACCGAGCCGGCCTCCTCCGCTGGGCGGTCGAGCATGTCCCGCGCGGCGGAGCCCACCAGCGGGTGGTTCTCGCCGTTGAGGTGGCCGTAGTGGGTCATCTCCTGCCAGAGCTCGGCGATCGGCCGCGAAGGGTCGGCCAGCATGGCATCCAGCGCCGGCAGGCTGGCCACGCCGCCCTCGTCCAGCGAGCGATAGCACAGGTGCAGGATGCAGCCGACCAGCATGGCCTGGGAGGTCTTCTGCCAGTGATCGTTGAGGCCCTTGCCATCCGGATCGACGATCAGGGTCGCGAGGTTCTGCACGTCGCCGACTTCAAACTCGGTGCCCAGGCGGATTTCTTCCAGAGGGTTCCAGCCCACGCAGCCCTGCGCGGTGGCCGGCTCGAAGCGCAGCACCCGGTTGCCGGCGTGCTGCTGTCGCCAGCCGGCAGTCAGGGCCCAGAGTTCGCCTTTGAGGTCGGTGATCACCGCGCTGTGCTTCCACGACAGCAAGGTCGGGATCACCAGGCCGACCCCCTTGCCGCTGCGCGTCGGGGCAAAGGTCAGGATGTGCTCCGGACCGTTGTGGCGCAGGTAGTGAAGCTTGTTGCGCTTGTCCAGCCAGGCGCCGACATAGACGCCCTCGTCGGCCAGCAGTCCGGCGTTCTCGATGTCCTTGCGCTCGCCCCAGCGCGCCGAGCCGTGGAGGAACGCATTGGCGGAGGCGGTATTGCGCTGGATCAGGCGGACGATCACCAGCGCCATCATTCCGGCGGCCGTGACCAACACGCCGAGCGAGCCGGCCCGCAGCAGCGCGTCCTGGTACTGATCCGCCCATTTTGCAGCCCAAACAAGGATCATCCAGGGCGCGTAGACACCGCCCAGGTTGCCGCCCAGCGCCGGGTGCTCGCCATACAGGTAGGCGAAGTACTGCGTGGCCGTCGCCAGCCCCGCCAGCAGGAAAAGGATTGCCAGCAAGGCCTGCCAGCCACTGCCGCCACTGCGCGCGCCCCCGCGAACCTGCGGGCCGACGGCATTGTTGTGTTTCATGGGTTCGCTCCGTGAACGAAGTGGAATAGGGGATTCAGGGCGAGGACGTGCGCGAGCGCCCAATTTCATTGGTATGAGTGCGCCGCTGCGACTCCGTCAGCTCCCGCTCGGCCTGGCGCTGCAGGCTCCACTGCTCGGCCAGCTCAGGCTGCTCGGCACGCAATCGGCGAGCTGCCAGCTCCTCCAGGTGCGGGGTGTACAGCCCCATGCCATGGTGCAGGTCCTGCACACGCTCCAATCGGCTCTGCAAATCCAGCAGGCGAGCCTGGCAACGCTCATTGTTCTGCTGCCAGGCTGCGCGGGCGGAAGGCATGGCCAGCCAGCCGGGGCGCACCGACAGGCTCTGCTGCAACTGAGCCTGCTGACGCTCCACCAGGGTTTCCAGGCGCTGCTCCAGCGCCTGGGCCTGCTCGGCCTTCTGCTCCACGTACTCGCCCAATGCCTGGTTGTAACGCGCCTGCAGCGGGCTGCCCTCCAGTAGCGCGCTCTGCTCGCTGGCCAGCGCCCGGGCCTGGGCTTCCAGCGCCAGGCCATCATCACCGGACGGCGACTTTATCTTCGAAGAATCATCCATGGAGTCATGCTTCATATCAGGAAGAGGTAGCCGGCCTTGGCCATCGGAATGCGAATCAACCAGAGTGCCAGCAGGTGCAGCGGGTAATAGGCGTAGAACACCCAACGCCAGCGCGGCACCGCCGGAGTGAGGCGGGTCGCGACCATCACCAACGGCACGGCGGCGAACGCCCAGGCGTTGCCATTGAGCGGACAGAGCGCCGCAAGCGACAGCAGAACACCCGCTGCGGCCGGCAGGCCAGGGCGACGAACGTACCAGCCTACGCTCAAGCCCAGCAGCACGGCCGGCCACCAGAACTCGACGAAGGCCCCACCGAGGACGACCACCGCGGCCACGACGCCCCAGTAAAGCGGCCGCCCCGCCGCCGCGCGCTCGCCGGCTGCGGTCGCCAGGGTAATCAGCAGCAGCGTGAAGAGGATGTTCAGCGGATACCACCCCTTCAGCAGTCCGCCCAGGGCAATGAAAGGCGGCGTCGCCAGCACCCCGAACAGGAACAGGCGCAACGCGGTTCGACGATAGGCCCCCTTCTCCCCTGCGACCGGACGCGCCAGGTTGCAGGCCAGTACGACCACGAAAAGCGGCATGGCCACGCGCCCGGCCTCGAACAGCAATGGCAAGGTTTCGTTGAACAGGTACTTGTTCAGGTGATCGCCCGTCATCAGCAGCAGCGCCAGCCACTTCAAGGCCTCCAGCGCACCATCGGCGAGTCGCAACTGGGGCAGCCAGTGGCCTGCCCCGATGACGGCCGATGCCGTGGGAGCCGGCAGGGAATCCCTGATCATCGACGCATGGCCTTGCTCAGGCCGGCGTCCTGCTCCAGTTTCGGCGCCAGGTTGCGCGCCAGATCGTCGATACCCTTCTCGTGAACGATCGCGGTGCTCTTGCCCACCTGGTAGGTACGGTTCGGGTCGCAGTCACGGCGGTCATGGATAACGAACTCATTGCTCTGGCCGATCTTCTGCAGGATGTGATGGTCGTCCATGTCCACGACCAGCCCGCTGAACGCCTTGCGCCCACTCTGCGAGGCCTCTCCGATGCTCGCCGATGGATTGAGCGAGCGCGCCTTTTCCTCCATGGACTTGAAGGAGTCGGTGCGTTGCTGGGCATGGGGGTCGGGCTTGAGTTGCTTCTCGCTCTTGGATGGGACTGGCACCTGCTGGAGATTGAGGTCGCTGATATAACTTTGATCTGGACGAGAAGCTGTCAATGACTTGGCCAGTTCTTCACTTTGATGGCGAGACGCCTGTTGGTACTTTGCCAACTCCTGATCGAAGGAATCTTGTCCTCGAGCGTCGGCTCGCTCAGCACGAGTTCGTGTCCCCACATACTCGGCCATTCGATCCTTAATCTGTTCCCCAATCTTGGAGAACCAGTTTCCAATTGACTCTAAATTTCTCTGAGTGCCGCTTTTGCTAAGCGAGTTGTCGTTCTCGAAGATGACACCCCGCCCTTTGGTCTGGTGCTCGAAGGGGCGAGCCTGGCGATCGAAGACATTAACCGTACCGCGCTCCATCGGGAACGGCATGTTGTTGACCGTCTGGAGCGAACCATCGGCACCACGAGTGAAAGCCTCGTTGCCAGCCTTCAGACGTGAATCGATCAGCGCCTCCTGGACCTTCTCGGGGCTCTTAATCAGCTCGTTGTACTGCTCGATGCGCTGCACGTCGTCCTGCTGCATCGGTTTCATTTCGATGCCGGCCGACTGCAGACGGTCATACATCACCGCCAACGGCCCGGCCGCCAATACGTCGTTGCGGTAACCGCCGCCGACCTGCGAGTGTGCACCGGCGAACTTCAGTTCCTCGATGCGCGAGTTGTCGTCATTGCGCAGGGCACTGGTGAGGCGGAAGGTATCGCGGTACTCATTCATCGCCACCAGATGGGTGGTCGAGTCGACGTTCTTGCCGATCTCCAGGTTCTTGCCCAGGTGGGTATCGGACATCGCGTTACCGTAGGAGGCCACGGTGTCGAAGATGCCCAGCTTGTTCACATGAGCCTGGCCAGGTGGAATCAGGAAGTCTCCCGTGGGTTGCCCCTGGCCATCCAGTTTCGGCACACCACGCTCGATGAACGCGTTGGCCAGCGCGCGGGATTGTGCAGCACCACGGCTGAAGCCAACGATATTCACGTCGACTTTCTGGTCTGGATACTTGTTGTGGAAGGCCACGATGGCGTCATAGGCCTGGTTGATACGCTCCTGTCCGCCGAGCCCGGTACCACCCTCCAACACGGAACGCGGAGTAATGCCGGCCTGGCTGCCAACTCCGTCGAAATAGACCTTCTCCGATTGGCCGGAGCGCTCATGGGCATCGTACTGCTGCGGCTCATGACCCGAATTGCGTGCCAGGTTGGTGCCCTTAGCGGTATCCAGCTCATAAAGCCGGGCGACGTTGGTCTGCGTACCTTCGGGTGTATTCAGGTCCTTGTTGTTACCGGTGCCGTCGAAATACACCGTGAAGCGCAATGCACCGCTCATGTCATATCCCTATGAATCGACATACCGCTCAGCCAAAGATTGCGCAGTCGCGCAATCTCATACCGGACTCTCTTCAGAAGTTCGGCTTGTTCAAGGTCACGATCAGATCGTGGACGCCATCCCCAGCGGCTCCAATGAATGCTTTGTAGAACTCACGTCCTTTCAGCAGCAACGGCGAGCCACTCAATGAATCTGCCGCCCCATCTACAGCAGCGCCGCCAAAATCTTCTCCCATCCTCTCCACGCTACGCGCCCGAGCAGAGGGATCGCCATAAGGCTTCTGATACCAGCTGGAAATCTGATACTCGACACCCTCTTCCTCAAACTTCGAGTTCAAATGAGAGGCCAGAGCGATCAACGACTCACGCATCAGGGTGGGATCAACATCCTGTGACTTCATAAGCGCCTCAACTCGCGTAGAAGCGGCCGAGATTAGATCCGCATGGGTATACCCCTGCATGGGCGGAAACACGCCATCGGGCAGCTTCATGCCAGGGGTGTAGGGTTGGTAGTGGCCTTGTTTGTCTTTCATGGAAAACTCCTGGGCGTGAAGCGGAGAAGAAGTGCCGGGCAGGAGCACGCTGGCTCCCAACATGATGGCGATCAGCGAGCTCAGGCATGGTCGCGCGCGGAAGGCCCCAACAAGTCGAAATGTCATGACGGTGCGTGATGCCGTCGCATAGGTGGTTGGGCGGTTCAATCGGTCTCTCCCGGTATCCGCAAAAACACCATCAGGAGCCTGTCTTGTTCAGGCTCACGATCAGATCGTGGACACCATCACCGGCACTGCTGATATAGCTACGCAGGAACTGATCATCCTTGTGCAACAACGGCGAGCCCTTGAGCGAGTCTGTAGCTGCATGCACAGCCAGGGCACCGAAGCTTTCAGCCATCGCGGCAACGCTCTGGGTGCGCCCGGCAGGATCGTCATAGGGCTTCTGATACCAGGTTGCGATCTGATATTCCGCATTCTGCGACTCAAGGGCGCGATTCAAGTGGTCAGCCAGAGCGACCAAAGACTCGCGAGCCAGCGTCGGGTCAACATCATTAGCCTTCATCAAGGCTTCGACACGCCCACAGGCCGCGGCAATCAAATCCACGTGGGTATATCCCTGCATGGGCGGAAACACACCCTCCGGCAACTTCATGCCCGGGGTGTACGGCTGGTGCTGGCCTTGATTGTCTTTCATGGAAAACTCCTTAGCGTGAAGCGGAGAAGAAGTGCCGGGCAGGAGCACGCAGGCTCCCAGCACGATGGCGATCAGCGAGCTCAGGCGCAACCGTGCGCGGAAGCCTGCGAAACGGCGTAATGTCGCATCAGCGAAAGGTGCGCTGGCACCAGCGGTTGGGTGGTTCAATCGATCTCTCCCTGCATCCACCTTATGGCGGGTCCCTTATTCATTTCGCTCCCCGGCAGGAGCTCATGGCATTCGTCGATGAATTCCGTGACGCCTGTGACCACAGGCTCCATCAATTGCTCCCCACCAACAGGCGCCGGGGCACATAAGTGGATGCCTGCGCCGCTGCCGGAGTGGTATCCCGCTGTGCCGGAGCCTCCTCCGCCCGCGGTTTTACCTCAGCGGTGGCCGCAGGGGCTCCAACTGGGGCGCCGGAGAATACCGAATGCTGCGTGACCTGCTGTGTGGCGAAGCGCTCATCCAGCCAATCGGCCCAGTAGACCGCACGGCGCATGACGAGCTGACGGTAGCGTGCATTGATCGCTGGCGTGCGCGAGTGGTAATTGGCCACGCGTGTCCAGAGATCGCCACTGTCGTTGCGCACATGGCCGCGAATGCGCCAGGCGGCCAGGTCATAGGAATAGCAGCCACCCTTTTCCACATCTTCAGGGGTGATGCCATAGCGCGACAGCTCACGCAGGTAAGCCGTATTGAACTGCATGGGGCCGACATCATAGGTGCCATTGCTGTTGCGCACCCACTGCCCGGGCTTGCCGCTTTCCTGCCCGGCCACGGCCAGCACGATGTTCACCGGCAGCTCGTACTTCACCGCCGCCATGATCGAACAGGCAACCGGCTCGCTCAGCGCGGGCGGCGGAACATCAGCGACGAACGGCATCGTGACGCGCCTCAGATGACCTTGCCGAACTTGTCGTTGATCGCCTTGGTCGCGCCGGGATCGGCCTTCGGGCAACTGTTGAGGAAGGACTGGCGCGCATCGGCCGTCTGGCTCAGTTTGATCTTGCCCCTCTTCTTCTTGACGATGTCGAAGTAGTCGGCGACTGGGCCGTCGCAGTTCTCCACCGTACCGGCGCCCTTGAGCTTGCCCCACATGCACAGCACGGTGGCGCACGGGTCCTTGGCCTGGGCCGGCAGCGCGATGGCGAAACTGGCGGCCAGCACGGCAGCCGGGAAAATCCTTGCAATAGTCATGAGCACTCCTTGTTCAACTGTTTTCCTGCTTGCTGTCGCGATAGGCCGCCACTTCGGCGGCCGGATCGAAGTGGCTGCTGGCCGAACTCGTGTCCAGGTTCGAGCTCCTGCTGCTAGAGCCAGGATTGGATATCTCCGCGGCCAACTGTCCACCCAGCGTTCGATCAATGCGCGACTGGGCCATGCGTCCCATGCCGGAGACTAGGTTGGCGCCCATGTCCAGGGCAATGCGGCCGGCGCTACCCAGCGAGCGAGGGGACGCCGATCCACCATTGGATCCGCCGTCAATCCGGCCGCCAGCCCGGTCACCGTCGCCAGAGTCGGCGACGTCCTGGACGCGGCCACCGCCCGCCAGGGGCGATGCACTCCCTGCGCCACTTCCACCACCCACATCAGCCGCTTGAGCCATGGGGCCAGCGGCGCCACTGTCAGAGTCACCCGAGCCTTTCGAGCCCTCCAAAGAGCCACCCGAATCCTGGCCACCCGAGGAGGACATCGCCGACATCACGGAGCTTGCGGCACCACCGTCCACGCCGCCTGATGCAGCGCTAGCGAGGCCCATCGCGGCCCCCAGAGGACTGGCGCCACCGTCGCCAGCACCACTGCCACCCCCGCCACCATCGCCGAATACCCCCGCCATCCGCGACGCGATATCCGTTCCTGCCGCGACATTGGACTGGGCGCTCTTGAATGCGGAGTACATGGATTGGGCACCGCCCGCGAGGTTGGAGGCGCCACTCATGAGCGCCGTGGCCCCTCCGCTGACAGCCGTCGCCGCCATGCTGGCCGCCCCCACCAGAGCACCCGCGCCAAAACTGCCGATGCCAGCGCCGGCAGCCATTCCACCGCCACTGACAATGCCTCCCACCAGCGCTGGCACCTTGTTGACCAGCATAAGCAATGCAATGGCCACCACCAGAACCACACCCAGCTCTTCGAAGTTGAGCGTGCCCTTGGTCATCTTGTTGTAGAACTCGGTGAGAAGATCCTGACCAATGCCCACCAGAAGGATCATGGTGAGCACCTGCGCCGCGAGTCCAAGCACAGTCTTGTAGTAGTTGATGGCCATATCGGATGTCCATCGTCCCCCCCCGAATCCGAGGAAGAAGATGCCTGCGTAGATCAGAATCCAGCCGGAAATCAGCAGCAGAAGCATGTTGACCGCGACCAGCGCCAATACCGACAGGACCAGGATACTCAGGACCACTCCGACCAGACTGTCCACCGGACTCCAAGCGGAGGTTCCCTTGATGGCCTGCTTGAAGATCACGAAGCCAATGTTGACGATGCCGGAAGGCGAAATGTCGCTGTTGTTGCTGGCTTTCTCACCGATGGTACGCAAGGACCTGATAATGCTGTCCGCATATTCGGGACCATGTATCAGCAGCCACCAGAAGAATCCTGTGAACATGATGAATCGCACGAGCTCCGCAAAGAACTCGCCGATGTCCGCCTTGCGTAGTGCCATCAATCCAAAGGTCCAGACCATGCTGATGGTGGCCAGCGTCCAGAAGAGCCAAGTTGCATAACCCGTGATCTTGGATGCCCAGAGCGACGACTTCTGGCTAAATCTGAGAATGACATCATCCAGTACGCCCCGCTGAGTGCCCGGGTCGAAATAGGGTAAGGCTGCCGAAGCGGACGCGCAGTAGAAGGCCAACAGCGCGGCCGTGACAATCAATGGCAAATTGGCTCTTCTCATCGCACTACCAGGATTTCGTCTGCTTGGGTAACTCGTCAGGCCCGACCGAATCCTTGGAGAAGCCGCCTTGGACATTGCATTTGGACGCTTCTTCCGCATTTTTCGGATTGCTGCAATCCGCTTCGTCACGACAACCGGCAAGGACCGCGCAAACCAGAAAGGCACACAGGGTCAGTTTCTTCGACATGGGAATCACCACTTCATTGAGTTGCTGGGAAGGTCATCCGGACCAACACCCTTGGACGACGCGGCATGGGCTGCCTGCTCCTGCGCCTGGGCGTTGGTCCTGGCCGAGCTTTCGGCAGCTAGCACTTGCTGCTGAGCAAGCAACAGGCCTCGAATCTGCAGGAGCTGGTTGGATTGGTGACTGGCCAGTTGGTTCGCATACTGGATGGCCTTGACCTGGCCGTCCGCGGTCGTAGCGGCAGTCTGAAGCTGCTCAAGGCGCCTGGCGTCGGACTTGAGGCTGGCCTGTTGCTGTTCGATCCCCTTGTATAGCGAATCGTTGGCCAACTTCTGGGCTTCGTTCGCCGACTCCTGCGACTCCTGCATGCCCTTCCAGTCAGCACTTGTGCAACCACCGCCCGTGAAGCACTTCGAACTCTTGTAGTAGGAGACGTCCTTATACTTATCCAGAAATGAGTCCAGACTCCCCGCCTGGTTCGTGTAGTAGTTCAACATGTCCTGCGCGGCCATCAGCTTGTTGATGGTCGCATTGGCCTGGTCCCAGATATAGGCCGCCGGCGCAGCGGTGTTCTGGATCATGTTTTCGTACTGGTCCAGTTGGGTCTGGTACTGCTGTACCTGCTTGGCATATTCCTCGACCTGCTTGAGCGTCTGAGCCACGCTCTCGACGGCCGTCATCACGTTGTTGGTGAGGTTGGCCCCATCGATCACGGGAATGCCGGCGTGTACCTGCAGGGTGAATCCGAGACCGGCCAACAGCGCAATGGCGGGTTTCAACAAGGGCGTGGGCTTCATGTTGCTCTCCTTGGCGGGATGTCTCAGTAGTCGAAGGACTGGTAGGGCTTCGAGAACGTCATGTCCTTGGTGACCATCACGTTGAAGCGATAGCCCGGACGGATTTCGATGGTCGGTGCGATGTTGAGGTTCTTCGCGATCATCTGCGCGGTCACCTGGCCCAGTTGCTGGCCGAGCGCTTCGCTCATCGCGCTGCTGGCGGTGGTGCGATCGTTGTCGCTGTCCTCGTTGCGGTCCTGGCTGAGGCTGATGCCGGCGACGATGCCGGACATCAGGAAGGCCGAACCGAAGATGCGCAGGTAGTGGTTGTTGACCTTGTCGTTCAGGCCCGAATAGCCGGCGCTGTCGGAACCGGGCATGGAGCCGATGTCCATCGCCTTGCCATCGGGGAAGACGATGCGTTGCCAGGCCACCAGCACCCGCGACTGCCCGTAGGCCACATCGCTGGAATAGGAGCCGACCAGGCGCGATCCCTGCGGCACCAGCAGGTGCTTGCCGGTGGGGGTGTCGTACACGCCCTGCGACACCTGAGCGATGATCTGCCCCGGCAGCTCGGAGTTGATCCCCGAGATCAGCGTGGCCGGGATCACGAATCCGGCGCGCAGTTCGTAGGGGGATCGTGGCGCCTCGACGGACGACCCCAGACGCCAGCGGTCTTCCCCGCCCTGGTTGCCGAACTGGTTGTAGTCCTTGCCGGCACCGCTCGTGGTCTGCACCAGGAACGGCGATTCGCTGCTGTCCGCCCCGCCCCCCGTGCCGCCGCTGCCACCGATACCGGCGGCGCGCAGTTCGGCCAGGCGCGCCTTGTAGGCGGCAGTCGGGTCGCTGTGGGACTCTTCCTGCAGGCGTTGGCGGGCTGCGGCGATCCGCGCCAGGGCGTCCTGCTGGCTGAGCGGGCCGCGGCTGGATTCGCTCGACGCGCGGCTGCGCGGGGCATCGACCTGCACAGTGCTGCGTGCGCGCACGGCTTCCTGGAACTGCTGCATCTTCATGCGACGGATACGTTCGAGTTCGTCGCCATCGACGTTTGGCGGCAGCTCGCGCGGCGGCAGCGGCGGTGCGTCGAGGTTGCTCGGACGCACCACCTGCAGGCCGACCGGTTGCTGCGCCGGCTTTTCGTCCAGG of the Pseudomonas sp. PSE14 genome contains:
- a CDS encoding transglycosylase SLT domain-containing protein; the encoded protein is MPFVADVPPPALSEPVACSIMAAVKYELPVNIVLAVAGQESGKPGQWVRNSNGTYDVGPMQFNTAYLRELSRYGITPEDVEKGGCYSYDLAAWRIRGHVRNDSGDLWTRVANYHSRTPAINARYRQLVMRRAVYWADWLDERFATQQVTQHSVFSGAPVGAPAATAEVKPRAEEAPAQRDTTPAAAQASTYVPRRLLVGSN
- a CDS encoding DUF2235 domain-containing protein, whose product is MSGALRFTVYFDGTGNNKDLNTPEGTQTNVARLYELDTAKGTNLARNSGHEPQQYDAHERSGQSEKVYFDGVGSQAGITPRSVLEGGTGLGGQERINQAYDAIVAFHNKYPDQKVDVNIVGFSRGAAQSRALANAFIERGVPKLDGQGQPTGDFLIPPGQAHVNKLGIFDTVASYGNAMSDTHLGKNLEIGKNVDSTTHLVAMNEYRDTFRLTSALRNDDNSRIEELKFAGAHSQVGGGYRNDVLAAGPLAVMYDRLQSAGIEMKPMQQDDVQRIEQYNELIKSPEKVQEALIDSRLKAGNEAFTRGADGSLQTVNNMPFPMERGTVNVFDRQARPFEHQTKGRGVIFENDNSLSKSGTQRNLESIGNWFSKIGEQIKDRMAEYVGTRTRAERADARGQDSFDQELAKYQQASRHQSEELAKSLTASRPDQSYISDLNLQQVPVPSKSEKQLKPDPHAQQRTDSFKSMEEKARSLNPSASIGEASQSGRKAFSGLVVDMDDHHILQKIGQSNEFVIHDRRDCDPNRTYQVGKSTAIVHEKGIDDLARNLAPKLEQDAGLSKAMRR
- the trbJ gene encoding P-type conjugative transfer protein TrbJ, which produces MKPTPLLKPAIALLAGLGFTLQVHAGIPVIDGANLTNNVMTAVESVAQTLKQVEEYAKQVQQYQTQLDQYENMIQNTAAPAAYIWDQANATINKLMAAQDMLNYYTNQAGSLDSFLDKYKDVSYYKSSKCFTGGGCTSADWKGMQESQESANEAQKLANDSLYKGIEQQQASLKSDARRLEQLQTAATTADGQVKAIQYANQLASHQSNQLLQIRGLLLAQQQVLAAESSARTNAQAQEQAAHAASSKGVGPDDLPSNSMKW
- the trbL gene encoding P-type conjugative transfer protein TrbL, which codes for MRRANLPLIVTAALLAFYCASASAALPYFDPGTQRGVLDDVILRFSQKSSLWASKITGYATWLFWTLATISMVWTFGLMALRKADIGEFFAELVRFIMFTGFFWWLLIHGPEYADSIIRSLRTIGEKASNNSDISPSGIVNIGFVIFKQAIKGTSAWSPVDSLVGVVLSILVLSVLALVAVNMLLLLISGWILIYAGIFFLGFGGGRWTSDMAINYYKTVLGLAAQVLTMILLVGIGQDLLTEFYNKMTKGTLNFEELGVVLVVAIALLMLVNKVPALVGGIVSGGGMAAGAGIGSFGAGALVGAASMAATAVSGGATALMSGASNLAGGAQSMYSAFKSAQSNVAAGTDIASRMAGVFGDGGGGGSGAGDGGASPLGAAMGLASAASGGVDGGAASSVMSAMSSSGGQDSGGSLEGSKGSGDSDSGAAGPMAQAADVGGGSGAGSASPLAGGGRVQDVADSGDGDRAGGRIDGGSNGGSASPRSLGSAGRIALDMGANLVSGMGRMAQSRIDRTLGGQLAAEISNPGSSSRSSNLDTSSASSHFDPAAEVAAYRDSKQENS
- a CDS encoding TrbM/KikA/MpfK family conjugal transfer protein; this encodes MTIARIFPAAVLAASFAIALPAQAKDPCATVLCMWGKLKGAGTVENCDGPVADYFDIVKKKRGKIKLSQTADARQSFLNSCPKADPGATKAINDKFGKVI